From the genome of Candidatus Marinimicrobia bacterium CG08_land_8_20_14_0_20_45_22, one region includes:
- the recJ gene encoding single-stranded-DNA-specific exonuclease RecJ, with protein sequence MKQNWIFAPAKPQIVREISTARHLPHVIAAVLANRNFSNPDAIDRFFNPSLDDLHDPFLMTDMRKAVTRLEQAMMNKESVVICGDYDVDGTTATSLLFLSLREIGFRISYYIPDRDKEGYGLSKHGIDYAIHEGASLIITCDCGINANNEVEYANQNHVDVIVTDHHEPSETLPPATAILDPKRGDDSYPFKDLCGAGVAFKLLQGFLINNNLPLEDIYRHLDLVAIGTAADIVTILDENRTMVAKGIETLNASQKIGVQALVKVSGFENKKMNVVNIVFGLAPRINAAGRLGEATRAVRLLTSFNQEESNALSAELEQENKNRQSIERETINSAILQLNATHDLDSDKILILSDTNWHHGVIGIVASKFKETYNRPVVMIAFQNGIGRGSARSIHGFDLYAAFSQCSDLLDNYGGHKMAAGLTISEKNLPAFISRLKTIAAKSITDEMLFPGIYIDTEIQFSEINHEVLDYLNKMSPYGPGNMRPVFVARNLQIHGMPRIVGEQHLKFKVSKDRTVFGAIGWKMGEFYEMLISNRPLDMAFVIEENEWNGNKEIQLSIKDIRYSESTHY encoded by the coding sequence ATGAAGCAGAATTGGATTTTCGCACCTGCAAAGCCTCAAATAGTAAGGGAAATTTCCACCGCAAGGCATCTACCGCATGTCATCGCCGCCGTGCTGGCAAACCGAAATTTTTCCAACCCTGACGCGATCGACCGGTTCTTCAATCCAAGTCTCGATGATTTGCATGATCCATTTCTGATGACAGACATGAGAAAAGCCGTTACCCGACTCGAACAAGCGATGATGAATAAGGAAAGTGTCGTGATATGCGGCGATTACGATGTTGATGGGACGACAGCGACTTCGCTTCTTTTTCTCTCCTTGCGGGAAATCGGATTTAGAATTTCTTACTACATTCCTGATCGCGATAAAGAGGGTTACGGGCTGTCAAAACACGGAATTGATTATGCCATCCATGAAGGCGCTTCACTCATCATTACCTGCGATTGCGGCATCAATGCTAACAACGAAGTCGAATATGCCAATCAGAATCATGTCGATGTCATTGTTACCGACCATCACGAACCGAGCGAAACTTTGCCTCCGGCTACGGCTATTCTGGACCCCAAACGCGGAGATGACTCTTACCCATTCAAAGATTTGTGCGGCGCTGGTGTCGCGTTTAAACTCCTGCAAGGATTTCTCATTAACAACAATCTGCCTCTTGAGGATATTTATAGACATTTAGATCTTGTAGCAATTGGCACAGCCGCTGACATCGTTACTATTTTAGATGAAAATCGGACAATGGTTGCTAAAGGAATCGAAACTCTCAACGCGAGCCAGAAAATTGGCGTGCAAGCCCTTGTAAAAGTGTCGGGCTTTGAAAACAAGAAGATGAACGTCGTAAATATCGTCTTTGGTCTCGCGCCGCGAATCAATGCCGCTGGACGTTTGGGCGAAGCTACCCGCGCCGTCCGACTTCTGACCTCTTTCAATCAGGAAGAATCAAACGCTCTTTCCGCAGAACTCGAGCAGGAAAATAAAAACCGCCAGAGCATCGAACGCGAAACGATCAATAGCGCTATTCTTCAACTCAACGCAACGCACGATCTGGATAGCGATAAAATTTTAATCCTTTCCGATACGAATTGGCATCACGGCGTCATTGGAATCGTCGCCAGCAAATTCAAAGAAACTTACAATCGACCAGTCGTCATGATCGCCTTTCAAAACGGCATCGGTCGCGGTTCCGCACGTAGTATTCACGGATTCGACCTCTACGCCGCTTTTAGCCAATGTTCGGATTTGCTTGATAATTACGGCGGTCATAAAATGGCGGCGGGGCTAACAATTAGCGAAAAAAACCTACCAGCGTTCATTTCCCGTTTGAAAACTATTGCGGCAAAGTCGATAACTGACGAAATGCTTTTTCCGGGAATTTACATCGACACCGAAATCCAATTCAGCGAAATCAACCACGAAGTTCTGGATTATCTGAATAAAATGTCGCCGTACGGACCGGGAAATATGCGACCGGTATTCGTCGCAAGAAACCTTCAAATCCACGGCATGCCGCGGATCGTCGGCGAACAACACTTGAAATTTAAAGTCTCCAAAGATCGCACCGTATTCGGCGCCATCGGCTGGAAGATGGGCGAGTTTTACGAGATGTTAATCAGTAATCGACCTTTGGATATGGCTTTTGTAATTGAAGAAAACGAATGGAATGGAAATAAAGAAATCCAACTCAGTATCAAGGACATACGTTATTCTGAATCGACTCATTATTAA
- a CDS encoding 3-oxoacyl-ACP synthase, whose product MFKSKISGIGKYVPENVVTNFDLEKMMDTSNEWIVERTGIHERRFVTQPTGASDLALPASREAIQNAGLQNSDIDLIIVATTTPEHSFPGTSSFLQALLELPNVPALDVRVQCSGFIYGLSIADQFIKTGQYRNILLVGVEVQSVGMNMTTEGRDIAVLFGDGAGAIIISRSEDESEIFSTHLFGDGRFAKELWVDAPICDRSPRITPEMIAEGRIYPKMNGRQVFKHAISRFPEVIKIAINANSLTLDDITLIIPHQANQRITEAVAQRLEIPQEKVYSNIHRYGNTTAASIPLAMYDALNEQRFRKGDRIVLAAFGSGFTWASALIKW is encoded by the coding sequence ATGTTTAAAAGTAAAATTTCCGGCATTGGAAAGTATGTTCCGGAAAATGTAGTTACCAACTTCGATCTTGAAAAAATGATGGACACCAGCAACGAATGGATTGTCGAGCGCACCGGCATTCACGAACGCCGCTTTGTCACGCAACCAACCGGCGCGTCTGATTTAGCGCTTCCAGCGTCGCGTGAGGCGATTCAGAACGCCGGGCTTCAGAACTCCGACATCGATTTGATCATTGTCGCCACAACTACTCCCGAGCACTCATTTCCCGGAACAAGTAGTTTTCTACAGGCATTGCTCGAACTTCCGAATGTTCCGGCGCTTGATGTGAGAGTTCAGTGCTCCGGTTTTATCTATGGTCTTTCCATCGCCGACCAATTCATTAAAACCGGTCAATACCGCAACATTCTTCTCGTCGGCGTCGAAGTTCAATCAGTCGGGATGAACATGACGACGGAAGGACGCGACATTGCTGTCCTTTTCGGCGACGGCGCCGGTGCGATTATCATCAGTCGCTCGGAAGATGAAAGCGAAATTTTCTCCACGCATCTTTTCGGCGATGGCAGGTTTGCGAAAGAATTATGGGTTGACGCACCGATTTGCGACCGCTCACCACGCATTACGCCGGAAATGATTGCCGAGGGAAGAATTTATCCAAAAATGAACGGCAGACAGGTTTTCAAGCACGCTATCTCACGTTTCCCGGAAGTCATCAAAATTGCAATCAATGCGAATTCTTTGACGCTGGACGACATTACGTTGATCATCCCACATCAGGCAAATCAGCGTATTACCGAAGCCGTCGCCCAGCGACTCGAAATCCCACAGGAAAAAGTGTACAGTAACATCCACCGATACGGGAACACGACAGCCGCCTCCATTCCGCTCGCCATGTACGACGCATTGAACGAACAACGGTTTCGCAAAGGAGACCGAATTGTTCTCGCCGCCTTCGGGTCTGGATTCACATGGGCTTCCGCTTTGATCAAATGGTAG